In a single window of the Streptomyces sp. NBC_00094 genome:
- a CDS encoding NADP-dependent oxidoreductase, producing the protein MRVVEVTAYGGPEVLRMARRPEPEAGDVPGRVRVRLKAAGVNQADLRIRAGRYADAVGALKPPFVLGTDFAGKLLDPLPGMPPGTRVAGFVPWYEELTGEGTYAEVVRVDPAWLAPIPDDVEFTVASSVPLASATAQLGLDRLGLPEGATLLVTGASAVVGRFAVQYAAAAGLRVVAVAHEGDESELKILGAEHAVPRGTPEEVLARVLAVAPERVDGIFDGALAGEGLLPVLKDGGVFAAIAPDRIPAAERNIRVEAVRAAPDAARLKETLEKVAAREVITRVADVLPLEEAAEAHRRAEAGHRPGRIVLMI; encoded by the coding sequence ATGCGTGTCGTCGAAGTGACCGCCTACGGCGGACCCGAGGTCCTCCGAATGGCCCGCCGGCCGGAGCCGGAGGCCGGGGACGTCCCGGGAAGGGTGCGCGTGCGGCTCAAGGCCGCCGGTGTGAACCAGGCGGACCTGCGGATCCGGGCCGGCCGGTACGCGGACGCGGTCGGCGCGCTCAAGCCCCCGTTCGTCCTGGGGACGGACTTCGCGGGGAAGCTGCTCGATCCCTTGCCCGGGATGCCCCCGGGAACCCGTGTGGCCGGTTTCGTGCCCTGGTACGAGGAGCTGACCGGCGAGGGCACGTACGCGGAGGTCGTACGGGTCGACCCGGCCTGGCTGGCCCCGATCCCGGACGACGTGGAGTTCACCGTGGCCTCGTCCGTCCCCCTGGCCTCGGCCACGGCCCAGCTGGGCCTCGACCGGCTCGGCCTCCCCGAGGGGGCGACGCTGCTGGTGACCGGTGCGAGCGCCGTGGTGGGCCGCTTCGCGGTCCAGTACGCGGCGGCGGCCGGACTGCGGGTGGTGGCCGTCGCCCACGAGGGTGACGAGAGCGAGCTGAAGATCCTCGGCGCGGAGCACGCCGTGCCGCGCGGCACGCCGGAGGAGGTGCTGGCCAGGGTGCTCGCGGTCGCCCCGGAGCGGGTGGACGGCATCTTCGACGGGGCGCTCGCCGGCGAGGGGCTCCTCCCGGTGCTGAAGGACGGCGGCGTCTTCGCCGCGATCGCTCCCGACCGGATTCCGGCCGCCGAGCGGAACATCCGTGTCGAGGCCGTCCGGGCGGCGCCGGACGCCGCCCGCCTGAAGGAGACGCTGGAGAAGGTGGCGGCCCGCGAGGTGATCACCCGGGTGGCCGACGTCCTGCCCCTTGAGGAGGCCGCCGAGGCCCACCGGCGCGCGGAGGCGGGCCACCGCCCGGGCCGCATCGTCCTGATGATCTGA
- a CDS encoding DJ-1/PfpI family protein, which translates to MGTETDTKTVHLAVYDTLADWETGHATAWLARAGYTIRTVGPVAGEPVTTIAGIRIVPDLALADLRAEDSALLILPGAEKYDEGDELAPFTAKARTFLDAGVPVAAICGATAGLAKEGLLDDRPHTSAVSFYLAATGYKGGEHYVDADAVTDGDLITAGPTEPVAFAREIFARLGAYEGKRDAWYRLFHDSDPAAFVELNS; encoded by the coding sequence ATGGGAACCGAGACTGACACCAAGACCGTTCATCTCGCCGTCTACGACACCCTCGCCGACTGGGAGACGGGCCACGCCACCGCCTGGCTCGCCCGTGCCGGATACACGATCCGGACCGTCGGCCCGGTCGCGGGAGAGCCCGTCACGACGATCGCCGGGATCCGGATCGTCCCCGACCTCGCGCTCGCCGACCTCCGCGCCGAGGACAGCGCCCTGCTGATCCTTCCGGGCGCCGAGAAGTACGACGAGGGCGACGAGCTCGCCCCCTTCACGGCCAAGGCCCGTACCTTCCTCGACGCCGGCGTGCCGGTCGCCGCGATCTGCGGCGCCACGGCGGGCCTCGCGAAGGAGGGCCTCCTCGACGACCGCCCGCACACGAGCGCCGTCTCCTTCTACCTGGCCGCCACCGGCTACAAGGGCGGTGAGCACTACGTCGACGCGGACGCCGTGACCGACGGGGACCTGATCACGGCGGGCCCGACGGAGCCCGTCGCGTTCGCCCGCGAGATCTTCGCCCGGCTGGGCGCGTACGAGGGCAAGCGGGACGCCTGGTACCGCCTCTTCCACGACTCGGACCCGGCGGCGTTCGTCGAGCTGAACTCGTGA
- a CDS encoding substrate-binding domain-containing protein, giving the protein MDWLTAENLIALVTALLGVLVSTGAVWYERRVPHQRRIGYRVQLDTTIGNAAANGAVTGPGAAVRRGFFNTSPDLRNATLVLLRIENDGAMSIGADHYTDGDDHGLTVEFAQRRVKAVVVTAPDHPRLLSHFPDSWQGPAEGAATILLPKVPLNRGAHYKLLVLLTGGPIGDPVSVDGNLAEGHVHVNHSTTPDDKPPVFSRVARTVTVVLTVCVVALAAIIVREQTPPPIGCARGELTVTGSTAFAPVVRELAKKYEKDCEGSKVTVSAHGSTSGIRGLAETGPKSAKGSPALIALSDGRKPSGYPQLRESMVAVSLFTLVLNDGIPVDSLTLDEIRRVYRGEITNWKQLVPGLDQPVLLISRDANSGTREVFQRRVLGRNELANSSLNCSTLDDPASKVIRCELDSTEQVLSTVAKLPGAIGYTELRSGSGLKGLHRVAIDERRPLVDEIGESSYPYREIEYAYTWGQPPADSLTSSFLTYLIRGSGQDVILTHGHLPCATPKGLRICGDG; this is encoded by the coding sequence GTGGACTGGCTTACCGCTGAGAACCTCATCGCCTTGGTCACCGCACTCCTCGGCGTCCTCGTCTCCACGGGGGCCGTCTGGTACGAGCGGCGGGTGCCGCACCAGCGGCGGATCGGCTACCGCGTCCAGCTGGACACGACCATCGGGAACGCCGCGGCGAACGGCGCGGTGACCGGCCCCGGCGCGGCCGTGCGGCGAGGGTTCTTCAACACGAGCCCGGACCTGCGGAACGCCACCCTCGTCCTGCTCCGGATAGAGAACGACGGGGCCATGTCGATCGGCGCCGACCACTACACGGACGGTGACGACCATGGACTCACGGTCGAGTTCGCACAGCGGCGGGTGAAGGCGGTCGTGGTGACCGCGCCCGACCACCCCCGGCTGCTCAGCCACTTCCCCGACAGCTGGCAGGGCCCGGCGGAGGGCGCGGCCACCATCCTGCTGCCCAAGGTCCCGCTCAACCGCGGCGCCCACTACAAGCTGCTCGTGCTGCTCACCGGCGGCCCGATAGGCGACCCGGTGTCGGTCGACGGCAACCTCGCCGAGGGGCACGTCCACGTCAACCACAGCACGACCCCCGACGACAAGCCGCCCGTCTTCAGCCGGGTCGCGCGGACCGTCACGGTCGTCCTCACCGTCTGTGTCGTCGCGCTCGCGGCGATCATCGTCCGGGAGCAGACCCCGCCGCCGATCGGCTGCGCCAGGGGCGAGCTCACCGTCACCGGCTCGACGGCCTTCGCGCCGGTCGTGCGGGAGCTCGCGAAGAAGTACGAGAAGGACTGCGAGGGATCGAAGGTGACCGTGAGCGCGCACGGCTCGACCTCCGGGATACGGGGGCTGGCCGAGACCGGGCCGAAGTCCGCCAAGGGCTCCCCCGCCCTCATCGCCCTCTCCGACGGGCGCAAGCCGAGCGGCTACCCGCAGCTCCGGGAGAGCATGGTCGCGGTCTCCCTCTTCACCCTCGTCCTCAACGACGGGATACCGGTGGACAGCCTCACCCTGGACGAGATCCGCCGCGTCTACCGGGGCGAGATCACCAACTGGAAGCAGCTGGTCCCCGGTCTCGACCAGCCGGTGCTGCTGATCAGCAGGGACGCCAACTCCGGTACGCGGGAGGTGTTCCAGCGCCGGGTCCTCGGCCGCAACGAGCTCGCCAACTCCTCGCTGAACTGCTCGACCCTCGACGACCCCGCGTCGAAGGTGATCCGCTGCGAGCTCGACTCCACCGAGCAGGTCCTGTCGACGGTCGCCAAGCTCCCCGGGGCCATCGGCTACACCGAACTCCGCAGCGGCAGCGGCCTGAAGGGGCTGCACCGGGTGGCCATCGACGAACGCAGGCCCCTCGTCGACGAGATAGGGGAATCCAGCTATCCGTACCGGGAGATCGAGTACGCCTACACCTGGGGTCAGCCGCCGGCCGACTCCCTGACCTCCAGCTTCCTCACCTATCTCATCCGGGGCAGCGGCCAGGACGTCATCCTCACCCACGGCCATCTGCCCTGCGCCACCCCGAAGGGGCTGCGGATCTGCGGAGACGGCTGA
- a CDS encoding haloalkane dehalogenase: MPMIDVLDSAMYYESYEGTGSHQGTGTPFVFLHGNPTSSHLWRHVLPAVGGGRRLLAPDLIGMGRSGKPEITYGYGEQARYLEAWCEALGLDEVVLVGTDWGGSLAFDLAARHPGRVRGVAFMETILRPMAWAEFPEKARDRWRAFRTPGVGEELVLEKNLFIEDSFTQTVLTGLAEADLDAYRAPFPTPESRRPMLEWARAMPLDGEPAQVVARIEEYGKWLAASPEVPKLLLTFEGSPTLMIDGPTAEWCAEHISALTTVACGPAGHQAPEDRPQEIAEALTAWADLHGLG; encoded by the coding sequence ATGCCTATGATCGACGTCCTCGACTCGGCCATGTACTACGAGTCGTACGAGGGGACCGGGTCGCACCAGGGGACCGGGACGCCCTTCGTCTTCCTGCACGGCAACCCGACCTCCTCCCACCTCTGGCGGCACGTCCTTCCGGCGGTCGGGGGCGGGCGGCGGCTGCTCGCGCCCGACCTGATCGGGATGGGGCGCTCCGGAAAGCCGGAGATCACGTACGGGTACGGGGAGCAGGCCCGGTATCTGGAGGCCTGGTGCGAGGCGCTCGGGCTCGACGAGGTGGTGCTCGTGGGCACCGACTGGGGCGGATCGCTCGCCTTCGACCTGGCCGCCCGGCACCCCGGGCGGGTGCGCGGGGTGGCGTTCATGGAGACGATCCTGCGACCGATGGCCTGGGCCGAGTTCCCGGAGAAGGCGCGGGACCGCTGGCGGGCCTTCCGCACCCCGGGGGTGGGCGAGGAGCTGGTCCTGGAGAAGAACCTCTTCATCGAGGACTCGTTCACGCAGACCGTGCTGACGGGCCTCGCCGAGGCCGATCTGGACGCCTACCGGGCGCCGTTTCCGACGCCGGAGTCGCGGCGGCCGATGCTGGAGTGGGCGCGGGCGATGCCGCTGGACGGGGAGCCGGCCCAGGTGGTGGCACGGATCGAGGAGTACGGGAAGTGGCTGGCGGCCAGTCCGGAGGTGCCGAAGCTGCTGCTGACCTTCGAGGGCTCCCCGACACTGATGATCGACGGCCCTACGGCGGAGTGGTGCGCGGAGCACATATCCGCGCTGACCACGGTCGCGTGCGGTCCGGCGGGGCACCAGGCCCCGGAGGACCGGCCGCAGGAGATCGCGGAGGCGCTCACCGCCTGGGCGGACCTGCACGGCCTCGGATAG
- a CDS encoding DUF397 domain-containing protein, producing the protein MNETLHWFKSSYSDDGGGSCVEVAFDWHKSSYSDGGGGNCVEVATCAHAVHLRDSKVGDGPTFVVEPAAWTVFVAWQD; encoded by the coding sequence ATGAACGAGACCCTGCACTGGTTCAAGTCCAGCTACAGCGACGACGGAGGCGGCAGCTGCGTCGAGGTCGCCTTCGACTGGCACAAGTCCTCCTACAGCGACGGCGGCGGCGGCAACTGCGTAGAGGTCGCCACCTGCGCCCACGCCGTCCACCTCCGGGACTCGAAGGTCGGCGACGGGCCCACGTTCGTCGTGGAGCCCGCCGCCTGGACCGTGTTCGTTGCCTGGCAGGACTGA
- a CDS encoding GntR family transcriptional regulator: MPASGAVTRNTLRRQIADALRDEVLAGRLQPGQEFTVKQIAEQYGVSATPVREALVDLCAQGLLDSDQHRGFRVHEFSVDDYRRMVEARMLVVDGLFRRHAPAVLPPPASSSCVFPSASSAASSASAVSAAEREPEPDLGVGVALVSVRRRGEAAARAARAGDLDILIGYDIRYWRELGRLVAGNDYIADFLHKLRVQAWVFSVPYLRSERDVLGWLWSGHIELVDAVTRGDADAAVEVVRAYNTHSLEWADRLEGRAR; encoded by the coding sequence ATGCCCGCGAGCGGAGCTGTCACCCGCAACACCCTGCGACGGCAGATCGCGGACGCGCTGCGTGACGAGGTGCTCGCGGGCCGTCTCCAGCCGGGGCAGGAGTTCACGGTCAAGCAGATCGCGGAGCAGTACGGGGTGTCCGCGACGCCCGTACGGGAAGCCCTCGTCGACCTCTGCGCGCAGGGGCTCCTCGACTCCGACCAGCACCGCGGTTTCCGCGTCCACGAGTTCTCGGTCGACGACTACCGGCGGATGGTCGAGGCCCGGATGCTCGTCGTCGACGGCCTCTTCCGCCGCCACGCGCCCGCCGTCCTGCCCCCGCCCGCCTCTTCCTCTTGCGTCTTCCCTTCCGCTTCCTCTGCCGCTTCCTCCGCCTCCGCCGTCTCCGCCGCGGAACGGGAGCCGGAACCCGACCTCGGCGTCGGGGTCGCGCTCGTCTCCGTACGGCGCCGGGGCGAGGCCGCGGCCCGCGCCGCCCGCGCCGGGGACCTGGACATCCTCATCGGGTACGACATCCGCTACTGGCGTGAGCTGGGGCGCCTGGTCGCCGGCAACGACTACATCGCCGACTTCCTGCACAAGCTCCGGGTTCAGGCCTGGGTCTTCTCCGTGCCCTACCTGCGCTCCGAGCGGGACGTGCTCGGCTGGCTGTGGAGCGGACACATCGAGCTGGTGGACGCCGTCACGCGCGGCGACGCGGACGCGGCCGTCGAGGTCGTCAGGGCGTACAACACGCACTCGCTGGAGTGGGCGGACCGCCTGGAGGGCCGCGCGCGATGA
- a CDS encoding MarR family winged helix-turn-helix transcriptional regulator, with translation MSGDPASRRQQQDALSRTALGVFRLNGQFLAVSEKLAEPAGLTAAWWQVLGAVLPEPLPVAGIARVMGITRQSVQRIADLLVREGLAAYEANPAHRRAKLLTPTEAGRAAIDRIEPGHAELASLLMHELGGQEAFDETVRVLERLSGALEAVNATYSAPEAAD, from the coding sequence GTGAGCGGCGACCCCGCGAGCCGCCGGCAGCAGCAGGACGCCCTGTCCCGTACGGCCCTGGGCGTCTTCCGCCTGAACGGCCAGTTCCTCGCCGTATCGGAGAAGCTGGCCGAGCCGGCGGGCCTGACTGCCGCCTGGTGGCAGGTCCTCGGCGCCGTCCTCCCCGAGCCGCTGCCGGTCGCCGGGATCGCCCGCGTCATGGGCATCACGCGCCAGAGCGTCCAGCGGATCGCGGACCTTCTCGTACGGGAGGGCCTGGCGGCGTACGAGGCGAACCCCGCCCACCGACGCGCCAAGCTCCTCACCCCCACGGAGGCGGGCCGCGCGGCGATCGACCGCATCGAACCGGGCCACGCGGAACTGGCATCCCTGCTCATGCACGAGCTGGGCGGCCAGGAGGCCTTCGACGAGACGGTACGGGTACTGGAACGGCTCTCGGGCGCGCTGGAGGCGGTCAACGCGACCTACTCGGCCCCTGAGGCGGCCGACTAG
- a CDS encoding type II toxin-antitoxin system VapC family toxin — translation MIVVDASVFAFSLLDEGAIGDRCRAALTADSRWIAPEHWTIEVLSVIRGNLLGGKISKQHAEDAVVALVKLEPVVPLSRVLLPRMWELRGNLTAYDAAYVAAAEAYGCALVTADGRLARASGIRCPVDVIGR, via the coding sequence GTGATCGTCGTCGACGCCTCGGTCTTCGCGTTCTCACTGCTCGACGAAGGCGCCATCGGCGACCGCTGCCGGGCAGCCCTCACCGCCGACAGCAGGTGGATCGCGCCGGAGCACTGGACGATCGAGGTGCTGTCGGTGATCCGGGGCAATCTGCTCGGCGGGAAGATTTCGAAGCAGCACGCGGAGGACGCCGTCGTCGCGCTCGTGAAGCTGGAGCCCGTCGTTCCACTGTCGCGCGTCCTGCTGCCCCGCATGTGGGAGCTACGAGGGAACCTCACCGCCTACGACGCCGCCTACGTCGCCGCGGCGGAGGCGTACGGCTGTGCGCTGGTCACCGCGGACGGACGTCTGGCCCGAGCCTCTGGCATCCGCTGCCCCGTGGACGTGATCGGCCGCTGA
- a CDS encoding aspartate aminotransferase family protein, whose amino-acid sequence MTPHVAAPDPQAGAAVKAADRAHVFHSWSAQGLIDPLAVAGAEGSYFWDYDGNRYLDFTSGLVYTNIGYQHPKVVAAIQEQAGKLTTFAPAFAIDVRSEAARLIAERTPGDLDKIFFTNGGAEAVENAVRMARLHTGRTKVLSAYRSYHGATSTAINLTGDPRRWPSDTASAGVVHFWAPFLYRSPFYSTTEAEEGARALQHLEDTIAFEGPATIAAIILETVPGTAGIMTPPPGYLAGVREICDKYGIVFILDEVMAGFGRTGKWFAAEHFDVVPDLMTFAKGVNSGYVPLGGVAINAEIAATFDKRPYPGGLTYSGHPLACAAAVATINVMEDEKVVENAARIGETVLGPGLRELAERHPSVGDVRGMGVFWALELVKNRETREPLVPYNAAGEAAAPMAALGAAAKKNGLWPFINMNRTHAVPACNVSDAEAKEGLAALDAALSVADQYTV is encoded by the coding sequence ATGACCCCTCATGTCGCCGCACCCGATCCCCAGGCCGGCGCGGCCGTCAAGGCCGCCGACCGCGCGCACGTCTTCCACTCCTGGTCCGCCCAGGGTCTGATCGACCCGCTCGCCGTCGCCGGCGCCGAGGGTTCGTACTTCTGGGACTACGACGGAAACCGCTACCTCGACTTCACCAGCGGTCTCGTCTACACCAACATCGGCTACCAGCACCCCAAGGTCGTCGCCGCGATCCAGGAGCAGGCCGGGAAGCTCACCACCTTCGCGCCCGCCTTCGCCATCGACGTCCGCTCCGAGGCCGCACGCCTCATCGCCGAGCGCACCCCGGGCGACCTGGACAAGATCTTCTTCACCAACGGCGGCGCCGAGGCCGTCGAGAACGCCGTACGCATGGCCCGGCTGCACACCGGCCGTACGAAGGTGCTCTCCGCCTACCGCTCGTACCACGGCGCCACCTCCACCGCGATCAACCTGACCGGTGACCCGCGCCGCTGGCCCTCCGACACCGCCTCCGCCGGTGTCGTGCACTTCTGGGCGCCGTTCCTCTACCGCTCGCCCTTCTACTCCACCACCGAGGCGGAGGAGGGTGCGCGTGCCCTGCAGCACCTGGAGGACACGATCGCCTTCGAGGGTCCCGCGACCATCGCCGCGATCATCCTGGAGACCGTGCCCGGCACCGCCGGCATCATGACCCCGCCGCCCGGCTACCTCGCCGGCGTGCGCGAGATCTGCGACAAGTACGGCATCGTCTTCATCCTCGACGAGGTCATGGCCGGCTTCGGCCGCACGGGCAAGTGGTTCGCCGCCGAGCACTTCGACGTCGTGCCCGACCTGATGACCTTCGCCAAGGGCGTGAACTCCGGCTACGTGCCCCTCGGCGGCGTCGCCATCAACGCCGAGATCGCCGCGACCTTCGACAAGCGCCCGTACCCGGGCGGTCTGACCTACTCCGGTCACCCGCTGGCCTGCGCCGCCGCCGTCGCCACCATCAACGTGATGGAGGACGAGAAGGTCGTCGAGAACGCCGCCCGCATCGGCGAGACCGTCCTCGGCCCCGGCCTGCGCGAGCTCGCCGAGCGCCACCCGTCGGTCGGCGACGTGCGCGGCATGGGCGTCTTCTGGGCGCTGGAGCTGGTCAAGAACCGCGAGACGCGCGAGCCGCTCGTCCCGTACAACGCGGCCGGCGAGGCCGCCGCGCCGATGGCCGCCCTGGGCGCCGCGGCGAAGAAGAACGGCCTGTGGCCCTTCATCAACATGAACCGCACGCACGCCGTCCCCGCCTGCAACGTCTCCGACGCGGAGGCCAAGGAGGGCCTGGCGGCCCTGGACGCGGCGCTGTCCGTGGCCGACCAGTACACCGTGTGA
- a CDS encoding helix-turn-helix transcriptional regulator — translation MAREENKESVGPAARMAATVAKRMRVKKGLTQEQLGAQMGYTGAAISAMERLLHPVSDEMLVHLERVLGGGTGIFEEMRELVRLEKLPEQFRGYAPIEQKAVALWLYANHVVHGLFQTEAYARALIAGGYPDPTPERVEELVVGRMARKALFDRKQVCEIELVLDESVLRRPIGGKEVMEEQLAHLAECARRRNVNLQVLPLDAGLGGEYAGARGTLEIVETPAHDRVTYLEIQGESLLITDRAKVSTHLQRYARIRAQALDPRRSLGVIEELAGARR, via the coding sequence ATGGCGCGAGAAGAGAACAAGGAATCGGTGGGACCTGCGGCGAGGATGGCCGCGACGGTGGCGAAGAGAATGCGCGTGAAGAAGGGCCTGACGCAGGAACAGCTCGGCGCGCAGATGGGCTACACCGGCGCGGCCATCAGCGCGATGGAACGGCTGCTCCACCCGGTGAGCGACGAGATGCTGGTGCATCTCGAACGCGTCCTGGGCGGCGGGACGGGCATCTTCGAGGAGATGCGGGAGCTCGTACGGCTGGAGAAGCTGCCCGAACAGTTCCGTGGGTACGCGCCGATCGAGCAGAAGGCGGTGGCGCTGTGGCTGTACGCGAACCACGTGGTCCACGGGCTGTTTCAGACGGAGGCATATGCGCGGGCGTTGATTGCGGGCGGCTACCCGGATCCCACCCCGGAACGGGTCGAAGAGCTGGTGGTCGGCCGGATGGCGCGGAAGGCGCTGTTCGACCGGAAGCAGGTGTGCGAGATCGAGCTGGTCCTCGACGAGTCGGTGCTGCGGAGGCCGATCGGAGGCAAGGAGGTGATGGAAGAGCAGCTGGCGCACCTGGCGGAGTGCGCGCGGAGGCGGAACGTGAACCTTCAGGTGCTGCCGCTGGATGCGGGTCTGGGAGGTGAGTACGCGGGCGCACGAGGCACCCTGGAGATCGTCGAGACTCCGGCCCACGACCGCGTGACCTACCTGGAGATTCAGGGCGAGAGTCTGCTGATCACCGACCGGGCGAAGGTCAGTACGCACCTGCAGCGATATGCGAGGATCCGGGCACAGGCCCTGGATCCGCGCAGGTCGCTGGGCGTCATCGAGGAGTTGGCGGGAGCACGGAGATGA
- a CDS encoding MarR family winged helix-turn-helix transcriptional regulator, giving the protein MSEQPSETPDMDERQTPERLRALPSRLLALTAAQADRLVSACLAAEDARKWHYAVLVSLDEHGPTSQAGLSRRTGIYRSDLVSVINELADQGHVERTPDPADRRRNVVTMTDRGRAHLRRLDEVLADAQDELMEPLSVAERALLASLLERLIQR; this is encoded by the coding sequence ATGAGCGAGCAGCCTTCCGAGACCCCCGACATGGACGAGCGCCAGACTCCGGAGCGCCTCCGCGCCCTCCCCAGTCGCCTCCTCGCCCTCACCGCGGCCCAGGCCGACCGTCTCGTCAGCGCCTGCCTCGCCGCCGAGGACGCCCGCAAGTGGCACTACGCGGTCCTCGTCTCGCTCGACGAGCACGGCCCCACCAGCCAGGCCGGCCTCAGCCGCCGCACCGGCATCTACCGCAGTGACCTGGTCTCCGTCATCAACGAACTCGCCGACCAGGGCCACGTCGAGCGCACCCCCGACCCCGCCGACCGCCGCCGCAACGTCGTCACCATGACCGACCGCGGCCGCGCGCACCTCCGGCGCCTCGACGAGGTCCTCGCCGACGCCCAGGACGAGCTGATGGAGCCCCTCTCCGTCGCCGAACGGGCGCTCCTTGCAAGCCTGTTGGAGCGCCTCATCCAGCGCTGA
- a CDS encoding DUF2785 domain-containing protein — translation MTDWNGIEAADYAIPADRDLEELTGELSRALADPDPGIRDGAAYSVLATWIERGVIDEPRRLALGDEMAARFDDPEIQARTFAPLVLAMLVRKGDFRSEWVDALARWYPAEEDLRGHDEKLGWLHAVAHGADLLDVFGRHAEVDPVRMLELAAARLTAPTAHVWDQLEDDRLARAVARILTRADLSEHEATAWLDVVAADFGADDIGVPVPAHLSNCLRTLRMLYVLADRGVRIARDDEPQPLHHAPALKARLAEVLDRIVRR, via the coding sequence GTGACCGACTGGAACGGCATCGAAGCCGCCGACTACGCCATACCCGCCGACCGTGACCTGGAAGAACTGACAGGAGAGCTGTCCCGCGCGCTCGCGGATCCCGACCCGGGGATCCGTGACGGGGCGGCCTACTCCGTCCTCGCGACCTGGATCGAGCGAGGGGTGATCGACGAGCCCCGGAGGCTCGCGCTCGGCGACGAGATGGCGGCCCGCTTCGACGACCCGGAGATCCAGGCCCGCACCTTCGCCCCGCTCGTGCTCGCCATGCTCGTGCGCAAGGGGGACTTCAGGTCGGAGTGGGTGGACGCGTTGGCGCGCTGGTACCCGGCGGAGGAGGACCTGCGGGGCCACGACGAGAAGCTCGGCTGGCTCCACGCGGTCGCCCACGGGGCGGACCTTCTCGACGTGTTCGGGCGCCACGCCGAGGTGGACCCGGTGCGGATGCTGGAGCTCGCCGCCGCGCGGCTGACGGCGCCGACCGCGCACGTGTGGGACCAGCTGGAGGACGACCGGCTGGCGAGGGCGGTCGCCCGTATCCTCACCCGCGCCGACCTGAGCGAGCACGAGGCGACGGCCTGGCTCGACGTGGTCGCCGCCGACTTCGGGGCGGACGACATCGGCGTCCCCGTCCCCGCGCACCTCTCCAACTGCCTGCGCACGCTCCGCATGTTGTACGTTCTCGCGGACCGAGGCGTCCGGATAGCCCGCGACGACGAGCCGCAGCCCCTCCACCACGCCCCGGCGCTCAAGGCCCGCCTCGCCGAGGTCCTCGACCGGATCGTCAGGCGCTGA
- a CDS encoding glycoside hydrolase family 19 protein, with the protein MLRKLVTLLAALCTAVGIAVLLPVASAGAAAACAAAWSSSSVYTGGMTASHNGHNWSAKWWTQNETPGTTGEWGVWADQGVCDGGGTTPPTTPPTTPPPSSGFVVSEAQFNQMFPSRNPFYTYAGLTAALKSYPGFANTGSDTVKKQEAAAFLANVSHETGGLVHIVEQNTANYPHYCDANQPYGCPAGQAAYYGRGPIQLSWNFNYKAAGDALGIDLLNNPWKVEQDPAVAMQTGLWYWNTQNGPGTMTAHNAMVNGAGFGQTIWAINGSLECNGGNPAQVQSRVTKYQQFTQILGVPAGSNLYC; encoded by the coding sequence ATGCTGCGTAAGTTGGTCACCCTGTTGGCCGCGCTCTGTACGGCCGTCGGAATCGCCGTCCTCCTCCCCGTCGCCTCCGCCGGAGCGGCCGCCGCCTGCGCGGCCGCGTGGAGCTCCTCCAGCGTCTACACGGGCGGGATGACGGCCTCGCACAACGGCCACAACTGGTCGGCCAAGTGGTGGACCCAGAACGAGACCCCCGGCACGACCGGCGAGTGGGGCGTCTGGGCCGACCAGGGCGTCTGCGACGGCGGCGGTACCACTCCGCCCACCACTCCGCCCACCACCCCGCCGCCGAGCTCCGGATTCGTGGTCTCCGAGGCCCAGTTCAACCAGATGTTCCCGAGCCGGAACCCCTTCTACACGTACGCGGGCCTCACCGCCGCCCTCAAGTCCTACCCCGGCTTCGCCAACACCGGCAGCGACACGGTGAAGAAGCAGGAGGCCGCGGCCTTCCTCGCGAACGTCTCCCACGAGACGGGCGGCCTCGTCCACATCGTCGAGCAGAACACGGCGAACTACCCGCACTACTGCGACGCGAACCAGCCCTACGGCTGCCCGGCCGGCCAGGCCGCCTACTACGGCCGCGGCCCCATCCAGCTCTCCTGGAACTTCAACTACAAGGCCGCCGGTGACGCCCTCGGCATCGACCTGCTCAACAACCCCTGGAAGGTCGAGCAGGATCCGGCCGTCGCCATGCAGACGGGCCTCTGGTACTGGAACACCCAGAACGGCCCCGGCACGATGACCGCCCACAACGCCATGGTCAACGGCGCCGGCTTCGGCCAGACCATCTGGGCGATCAACGGCTCGCTGGAGTGCAACGGCGGTAACCCGGCCCAGGTCCAGAGCCGGGTCACCAAGTACCAGCAGTTCACCCAGATCCTGGGCGTCCCCGCCGGGTCGAACCTGTACTGCTGA